From the genome of Lewinellaceae bacterium:
AGCAAAGTCGCCAGCCAGAAGACCGGCATTGCATAACCGGCATACAGCAAAAAGCGAATTACCCGTGAGGCTCGCCTGGAGGCAAACGCAGCAAGGTACACACCCAACGGAACCGCGATAAGCAACGCAAGTAGGATGGCAATTCCATTGATGGATAGCGTCCAACGCAATGCCTCGGTGATCTTCCTGGTCACGGGACGTCCATCATGCATGGAGCGCCCGAAATCGCCGGTCCACAATCCTTGTACCCAGTGGTGAAACTGGTTTCCGGCGCCGTGCCAACGGAGTGTGATTCCCAACCAGCGTGAGGACAGCAGAAGGGTATGGATCTGCTGGATCTGATCTTCAATTTTGGGGGAGACATGCAAAGAGTCCGGCAAGTGATCCAGGGTGTTGAGGACCTGATTCAAATCCCTTTCCCGTAGTGCGTTCCGCGCTACCGTGATTAACGCAGGATCCGAAACGGATTGAGCCAATTCCTCCAGACTTTGCCACCAGGACTCAACCATACCGGCATCACCCAGTTGCTGATACCAGGATTTCCAGATGGCCCTTTGCCGGTGATCGGGTATACGGAGAAAGGCTTCCGGCAGGCCTGTGGGCACGACCGAAAAATAAAAATAAGGTTGGTCCATTCCATACCGACTGGCCATGGTTGCATAACGTTCAGCATAGATCCGGGGATTAAAGCTTCCTTCCTGATCGCGCCGGGCGCCCCCCGCCAGATCTTCGATGGGATCGCCGGGTAACCATTGATACAATGCAAACAGCGCACCTGCCAGCACCAGTAAGGTGGTCAGCATGCCCATGAGCCGGATAAAAATGAACCGGACCACGCCAGTCATTTATTGATGTTGCGGGATAATAGCCGGTTCCCAGATACCTGGCTTTACCACGGATGGGCGTACTTCATAATCTTTCCGGTGGATAAAAAGCACCTCCGGGATAACGAGGAAGATCACCGGCTGTTCTTTATACAATTCTGCCTGAAAACTCTGATACTCTTCGATCAGCTCCTGGGGATTTTCCTCATGGCGTAAGGAGTCAATGATGGCATCCGATTCAGGATCCACAAACCCAATCACATTCCCGGTATTATCCCGGAAACTCTGGGAATGCCAGGACTGATAAGGGTCATAAATGCCTACGGAAGGACTGTTGGACATTGTTGCCATCACAAAGTCGCCGGTCCCCAGGCGTTGCCGCAGGGTTGCGTTGTCGGCGATCGGGTCCAGCTCGATGCGGACACCGACTTTGGCGGCATTTTCCTGCAGGATCAGTGCCACATTCTGCCCCAGCGACGAATTGGCGCTAACCATCACCGGCAACACGCACTCTACACGCCTTCCTTCAATTTCTTTGTCGACTGTCCCATCGTGATTACTGTCTGACCATCCTGCAGCACTCAAATGCTTCAACGCTTCGTTCAGGTCCAGGGGTATGGGCTTCAGATTTTGGTTGTAGTATGGACTTCCGGGCATGAACGGCCCCACTGTCCGCTGTGCCAGTCCATTCATCAGCGTGGAGATCACCCGGTCCACATCCATGGTATAGGCCAATGCTGTCCGGACTTCCGGGTCCCGCAGGATGGGGTGCTGGTTATTCATACCAATGTACATATAGACGCTGTTGGAAGCATGCCCGAAGGTGAACTTGTCGGCTGCTCCCTGCTCCTGCTGCGTGGCGATGTAGTTGTCCGGACGGGCGATCATGGCAAGGTCGATACTTCCATCCTTTAGGGCGGTCAGGGCAACCTGTTCATCTGGTATGATCTGATAGATTATTTCCTGTGGAAAGGCGTCAAACAGAGCCTCCTGGGTTTTTATTTTGTTTCCCCACCAGCCGTCTACCCGTTTCAATGCCAGGTATTGCTTACTCTGCCAGTCCCCTAAGGTGTATGGACCACTGCCCACGATATTTTCCGGCACCATATCCAATAACTGGAACGCCTGATCCAATGCCTGAAAACTGGCATCCTGGCTGAGATCTATACCTGCTGATTCCGGGTCTTTTAATTGGCCCAGTGAATATTTGGATAATACATCCTCCGAATCGTAAACATGCCGGGGGATCAGG
Proteins encoded in this window:
- a CDS encoding ABC transporter permease: MVRFIFIRLMGMLTTLLVLAGALFALYQWLPGDPIEDLAGGARRDQEGSFNPRIYAERYATMASRYGMDQPYFYFSVVPTGLPEAFLRIPDHRQRAIWKSWYQQLGDAGMVESWWQSLEELAQSVSDPALITVARNALRERDLNQVLNTLDHLPDSLHVSPKIEDQIQQIHTLLLSSRWLGITLRWHGAGNQFHHWVQGLWTGDFGRSMHDGRPVTRKITEALRWTLSINGIAILLALLIAVPLGVYLAAFASRRASRVIRFLLYAGYAMPVFWLATLLVVLFTSDTYGMDWLPSIGVQYGYASASFADRLFQSLGQLFIPVCTLVITSLAYLTRQMEKSVEQQLSAPYLVTAQVWGMPRNQRIWKYVLPNALFPVITLIGTLLPAAIAGSVTLEFICNIPGMGRLLLDSILTKDWPVLFYTTLLIGMVTLFGILLADLIYALVDPRVRQSGFA